The Dehalococcoidales bacterium genome includes a region encoding these proteins:
- a CDS encoding type II toxin-antitoxin system RelE/ParE family toxin, with the protein MYRLEVSPVADRTLVRLKDRIRRQDFERIRSAVWNLADEPRPHGVRKIMGTEKAYRIRVGSYRVVYEVYDDDGLVPILQVARRSETTYRQQA; encoded by the coding sequence GTGTACAGGCTTGAAGTCTCGCCGGTTGCCGACCGCACTCTGGTTAGACTCAAAGACCGAATCAGAAGGCAGGACTTCGAGCGCATACGGAGCGCAGTTTGGAACCTGGCTGATGAGCCTCGCCCTCACGGGGTCAGGAAGATAATGGGGACAGAGAAGGCCTACCGCATCCGGGTGGGTAGTTACAGGGTAGTCTATGAAGTATACGATGATGACGGCCTTGTCCCGATTCTTCAGGTAGCGCGTCGGAGTGAGACAACCTACCGTCAACAGGCATAG
- a CDS encoding leucine-rich repeat domain-containing protein — protein sequence MTMRCLLATLTMAVTLSLVACGSGQKPATTTGEESAFADANLEAAVRQAIGKPTGQIQPSDLEALDILPAANGAISDLTGLEQCRNLNRLILSGNIIDDISPLASLASLTELRLDGNVLLADISPLAGLSSLTILFINDNMITDVSPLASLTNLTELWLGGNPVVDLSPLSSLASLKVLRLNNAQSADLSDLASLSNLTDLRLDGSGISDLSPLASLNNLRWLFLNRNQISDISPLASLGNLTWLYLSNNQVSDISPLESLANLIWLHLDGNQVEDVSRLSSLTGLTELVIERNPIKDVSPLTSLTNADIRWVISLPDANLETAIRELVYKPAGPLYIRDLATLSSMTLSGRGISDLTGIEYCVGLKSLEMNYNDITDISLLASLTDLTGLFLDQNQISDISALANLIKLRRLSLMDNQVTDIKPLVDNTGLDSWDTIDLTGNPLDKTSQDTHLVALRERGMTISWDAPVP from the coding sequence ATGACCATGAGATGCCTGCTAGCCACGCTTACCATGGCGGTGACACTCAGCCTCGTTGCCTGCGGCTCCGGCCAGAAGCCGGCCACTACTACCGGGGAAGAAAGCGCCTTCGCCGACGCGAATCTTGAAGCCGCGGTCAGGCAGGCTATCGGTAAGCCGACCGGTCAGATTCAACCTTCGGACCTGGAAGCGCTCGACATACTCCCTGCCGCTAACGGCGCTATTTCCGACCTCACCGGCCTGGAGCAGTGCCGGAATCTGAACCGCCTGATTCTCAGCGGCAACATTATTGATGACATCTCTCCCCTGGCTTCACTGGCGAGTCTCACTGAACTCCGGCTGGACGGTAACGTGCTACTGGCTGATATCTCACCACTGGCTGGCCTGAGCAGTCTGACCATCCTGTTTATCAATGATAATATGATAACCGATGTTTCACCCCTGGCCTCGTTGACCAACCTTACCGAGCTCTGGCTGGGAGGCAACCCGGTGGTAGACCTCTCCCCACTGTCCTCCCTGGCCAGCCTCAAGGTGCTCAGGTTGAACAACGCTCAGAGCGCCGACCTCTCGGACCTGGCCTCGCTCAGTAACCTCACCGACCTCAGGCTGGACGGCAGCGGCATCAGTGACCTCTCCCCGCTGGCTTCGCTGAATAACCTCAGGTGGCTATTCCTCAACCGGAACCAGATAAGCGACATATCGCCGCTGGCTTCGCTCGGCAACCTCACCTGGCTGTACCTCAGCAACAACCAGGTGAGTGATATCTCACCCCTGGAGTCGCTTGCCAACCTCATCTGGCTCCACCTGGACGGTAACCAGGTTGAGGATGTATCACGGCTATCCTCCCTCACCGGCCTGACCGAGCTTGTCATTGAGCGCAACCCGATAAAGGACGTCTCGCCACTGACATCCCTGACCAACGCGGACATACGCTGGGTAATCTCGCTTCCTGACGCCAACCTTGAGACGGCAATCAGGGAGCTTGTCTACAAGCCCGCAGGCCCTCTCTATATCCGGGACCTGGCTACGCTTTCTTCAATGACACTGTCCGGAAGAGGTATATCCGACCTCACCGGCATCGAATACTGCGTCGGGCTGAAAAGTCTTGAAATGAATTATAACGATATCACCGATATCTCTCTGCTGGCTTCTCTCACCGACCTCACCGGCCTGTTCCTTGACCAGAACCAGATAAGCGATATCTCGGCGCTGGCCAACCTTATCAAACTCAGGCGTCTCTCCCTCATGGACAACCAGGTTACCGACATCAAACCGCTGGTCGATAATACCGGCCTCGACTCATGGGACACCATAGACCTTACCGGCAACCCGCTGGACAAAACATCACAGGATACCCACCTGGTAGCGCTACGCGAAAGAGGAATGACGATCTCCTGGGATGCCCCGGTCCCGTAG